The following coding sequences are from one Chloroflexaceae bacterium window:
- the ppdK gene encoding pyruvate, phosphate dikinase, producing MTKKWVYLFHEGDATMRDLLGGKGAGIAEMTRTGVPVPPGFTITTEACNAYYANGQVPPEGMWEQVFEGLKEIEAQTGKKFGDPSNPLLVSVRSGAKFSMPGMMDTVLNLGLNRETLEGLAKLTNNPRFAADAYRRFIQLFGKIVLGVEGERFEHVMDRYKGHGQRQDTDLTTEELLAIADEFKAIIKQDVGVDFPENPEEQLREAVMAVFRSWNGRRARDYRRINKIPDTLGTAVNVQAMVFGNMGNDSATGVAFTRNPATGEPEIFGEYLVNAQGEDVVAGIRTPQPISKLKEEMPEVYEQFHQIAKQLEHHYKDVQDVEFTIERGKLWMLQTRAGKRTGAAAVKIAVDMCREGVIDKATAVQRVDPAALDQLLHPTIDPEARKKAAPLTTGLPASPGAASGKAVFDPDEAEHLGNLGEKVILIRVETAPEDFHGMVAAQAILTARGGMTSHAAVVARGMGKPCVAGAGDLRINYADQSVTVNGVTIRKGDWVTLDGSTGEVFAGQMPTVQPELSGDFAELMSWADEFRTLRVRANADIPRDAEVARQFGAEGIGLCRTEHMFFEGDRIDAVREMIIADTEEERRAALAKIEPLQQGDFEGLFRVMNGLPVTIRTLDPPLHEFLPHEEHEIEALANKLGVDPRKVKSRVDSLREANPMLGFRGCRLGLIYPEITEMQARAIFRAAAKVKKEGIDVHPEVMIPLVGHVTELKPQEELVRRVASEVFAEEGVEIPYLVGTMIELPRAALTADEIAEVAEFFSFGTNDLTQTTLGLSRDDSGRFLPLYVERKILRDDPFQTIDQRGVGELVRIGTERGRKTRPDLKVGVCGEHGGDPASVEFFHKVGLNYVSCSPFRVPIARLAAAQAALGEAKRDK from the coding sequence ATGACCAAGAAGTGGGTGTACCTCTTCCATGAGGGCGATGCCACCATGCGCGACTTGCTCGGCGGCAAGGGCGCGGGCATTGCCGAAATGACGCGCACCGGCGTGCCGGTGCCTCCGGGTTTTACGATCACCACCGAGGCGTGCAACGCCTACTACGCTAATGGCCAGGTGCCGCCGGAGGGAATGTGGGAGCAGGTCTTCGAGGGGCTGAAGGAAATTGAGGCCCAGACCGGCAAGAAGTTCGGCGACCCGTCCAACCCGCTGCTCGTTTCGGTACGCTCGGGCGCGAAGTTCTCGATGCCCGGCATGATGGACACCGTGCTCAACCTCGGTCTCAATCGGGAGACCCTCGAGGGCCTGGCGAAACTGACCAACAATCCCCGCTTCGCCGCCGACGCTTACCGCCGCTTCATCCAGCTTTTTGGCAAGATCGTGCTGGGCGTTGAGGGCGAACGCTTCGAGCACGTCATGGATCGCTACAAGGGCCACGGCCAGCGCCAGGATACCGACCTGACCACCGAGGAACTGCTGGCCATCGCCGATGAGTTTAAGGCGATTATCAAGCAGGACGTGGGCGTTGATTTCCCTGAGAACCCTGAGGAGCAGTTGCGCGAGGCCGTGATGGCGGTGTTCCGCTCCTGGAACGGGCGTCGCGCCCGCGATTACCGCCGTATCAATAAGATCCCCGATACCCTCGGCACCGCCGTGAACGTGCAGGCGATGGTCTTCGGGAATATGGGCAATGACTCGGCCACCGGCGTGGCCTTCACCCGCAACCCCGCCACCGGCGAGCCGGAGATCTTCGGCGAGTACCTGGTCAATGCCCAGGGCGAGGACGTGGTGGCCGGCATCCGCACGCCCCAGCCGATCAGCAAGCTTAAGGAGGAGATGCCCGAGGTCTACGAGCAGTTCCACCAGATTGCCAAGCAACTCGAGCATCACTACAAGGATGTCCAGGACGTCGAGTTTACCATCGAGCGCGGCAAGCTGTGGATGTTGCAGACCCGCGCGGGCAAGCGCACCGGCGCCGCGGCGGTGAAGATCGCCGTGGATATGTGCCGCGAGGGAGTCATTGATAAGGCTACCGCCGTGCAACGGGTGGACCCGGCGGCCCTCGACCAGTTGCTCCACCCCACGATTGACCCCGAGGCGCGCAAGAAGGCCGCGCCGCTCACCACCGGCCTGCCCGCTTCGCCGGGAGCCGCCAGCGGCAAGGCCGTGTTCGACCCCGATGAGGCCGAGCACCTTGGCAACCTGGGCGAGAAGGTCATCCTTATCCGCGTCGAAACCGCGCCCGAGGATTTCCACGGCATGGTCGCCGCCCAGGCCATTCTTACGGCCAGAGGGGGAATGACCTCGCACGCCGCCGTCGTTGCCCGTGGTATGGGCAAGCCCTGCGTGGCCGGCGCCGGCGATCTGCGCATCAACTACGCCGATCAGTCGGTGACCGTCAATGGCGTTACCATCCGCAAGGGCGACTGGGTCACCCTCGATGGCAGCACCGGCGAGGTCTTCGCCGGCCAGATGCCGACGGTGCAGCCCGAGCTGTCGGGCGATTTCGCCGAGTTAATGTCCTGGGCCGACGAGTTCCGCACCTTGCGGGTGCGCGCTAACGCCGACATTCCGCGCGATGCCGAGGTGGCGCGCCAGTTCGGCGCCGAGGGCATCGGCCTCTGCCGCACCGAGCATATGTTCTTCGAGGGCGACCGCATTGACGCGGTGCGCGAGATGATCATCGCCGATACCGAAGAGGAGCGCCGCGCCGCCCTGGCCAAGATCGAGCCGCTCCAGCAGGGCGACTTCGAGGGCCTCTTCCGGGTGATGAACGGCCTGCCCGTCACCATCCGCACCCTCGACCCGCCCCTGCACGAGTTCCTGCCCCACGAGGAGCATGAGATTGAGGCCCTGGCCAACAAGCTCGGCGTAGACCCCAGGAAGGTCAAGAGCCGCGTGGATAGCCTGCGCGAGGCTAACCCGATGCTCGGCTTCCGCGGCTGCCGCCTGGGCCTGATCTACCCTGAGATCACCGAAATGCAGGCCCGGGCGATCTTCAGGGCCGCCGCGAAGGTCAAGAAAGAGGGCATTGACGTGCACCCCGAGGTGATGATCCCCCTCGTCGGCCACGTCACCGAGTTGAAGCCCCAGGAGGAACTGGTGCGCCGCGTGGCCAGCGAGGTCTTCGCCGAGGAGGGGGTCGAGATCCCTTACCTGGTGGGGACGATGATAGAGTTGCCCCGCGCCGCCCTGACCGCCGACGAGATCGCCGAGGTGGCCGAGTTCTTCAGCTTCGGCACCAATGACCTCACCCAGACCACCCTCGGCCTCTCCCGCGACGACTCGGGCCGCTTCCTGCCGCTCTACGTCGAGCGCAAGATCCTCCGTGACGACCCCTTCCAGACCATTGACCAGCGCGGCGTAGGCGAACTGGTGCGGATAGGCACCGAGCGGGGCCGCAAGACCCGTCCCGACCTCAAGGTGGGCGTCTGCGGCGAGCACGGCGGCGACCCGGCCTCGGTGGAGTTCTTCCACAAGGTGGGTCTCAACTACGTCAGTTGCTCGCCCTTCCGCGTGCCCATCGCCCGCCTGGCGGCGGCCCAGGCCGCCCTCGGCGAGGCGAAACGGGATAAGTAG
- a CDS encoding WYL domain-containing protein, with protein MPTTETRYERLDAIERRLARNPKGLTTSELAREFGVDPDTIRRDLNLLEARGTGLVKQGRRYVIDHRRALHMLKISNNEALALYLAARLLSRHSDEHNPHVVSALDKLSDALQAKSPLIADHIARAAATVRERPIRRAYVEALEALTQGWATGRKVRLRYHSYGKDETTERLFAPYFIEPSGIGYACYAIGFDDLRGELRTLKVERIREAALTDEGFTIPADFDPDRLLRSAWGVIWRDEGSIEVVLRFAPTVVRRLKESVWHISQRLEDCPDGSCLFTVRVGSTVEMKPWIRQWGADVEVLAPADLRAELAAEARALAALYAVSAEEGHDG; from the coding sequence ATGCCTACAACAGAAACCCGCTACGAACGGCTGGATGCCATCGAGCGGCGTCTGGCCCGTAATCCCAAGGGCCTGACCACCAGCGAATTGGCCCGCGAATTCGGGGTTGACCCCGACACGATCCGGCGCGATCTCAATCTGCTGGAGGCCCGCGGGACGGGGTTGGTCAAACAGGGACGGCGCTATGTCATCGATCATCGGCGGGCATTGCATATGCTGAAGATTTCCAACAACGAAGCTCTGGCGCTCTACCTGGCCGCCCGTTTGCTGTCGCGGCACAGCGACGAGCATAACCCCCACGTTGTGAGCGCCCTCGACAAGCTGAGCGATGCGCTGCAAGCCAAGTCACCGCTGATCGCCGACCATATCGCGCGCGCCGCGGCGACCGTGCGTGAACGTCCAATCCGGCGCGCCTATGTCGAGGCGCTGGAGGCGCTCACCCAGGGGTGGGCGACCGGGCGCAAGGTGCGGTTGCGCTACCACTCCTATGGCAAAGATGAGACCACCGAGCGCCTGTTTGCCCCCTATTTCATTGAACCATCCGGGATCGGATATGCCTGTTATGCAATTGGCTTTGACGATCTGCGCGGCGAATTGCGAACGCTTAAAGTCGAGCGGATTCGCGAAGCGGCGCTGACCGATGAGGGGTTTACCATCCCCGCCGACTTCGATCCTGATCGCTTGCTCAGGTCGGCCTGGGGCGTGATCTGGCGCGATGAGGGCAGCATCGAGGTGGTTCTGCGCTTCGCCCCGACGGTGGTTCGGCGTCTCAAAGAGAGTGTCTGGCACATTAGCCAGCGCCTTGAAGATTGCCCCGATGGTTCGTGCCTGTTTACTGTGCGTGTCGGAAGCACAGTGGAGATGAAGCCCTGGATCCGGCAATGGGGCGCGGACGTGGAAGTGCTCGCCCCTGCCGATCTGCGCGCGGAGCTAGCCGCGGAGGCGCGGGCATTAGCCGCGTTGTATGCCGTGTCAGCGGAGGAGGGTCACGATGGCTGA
- the cas3 gene encoding CRISPR-associated helicase Cas3', whose translation MADLDLLQFWGKTPRPELPVERFHPAIFHMLDVACVAEALARDGPPRAREALAHAWRGANIEALLKWLPFLVAIHDLGKISAVFQGQDEAQRHRLERAGVRFDNRQVELYHAQVSALWLHDRLTAIEPGIAHELLWIIRDAMGGHHGRFAEAAMSDIRKRLHHAERAEPRWKDWRNEAYRLLRNLLAPRDVPLAAIGAPAALRPATVALTGLIVWCDWIGSNERDFPLTPAMRVEDYLNLSRQRARDALTTHHLTHRRAAPGYAGFQKLFPATAPRPLQALIDILADDALAEPLLAVIEAPTGEGKTEAALALARRIAARRGIDEIFFALPTMATGNQMFSRLETFYRNLYGADGGVRLIHGQAIVVEEDLRRQVALHADADRYDAGGRSADALLEWFVGPKRAMLAPFGVGTVDQVELAGLNVRHYPLRLFGLAGKVVIIDEVHAYDAYMSVIIEHTLTWLATLGCSVILLSATLPRARHRALARAFLSGLGGGQATDPAQDAPYPVLAIYRRAASEQREFNVFRPEQRFTLRVRRLGTPEEEAHRLVELVRGGGAVARICNRVDDAQAIYRALGALDAAGARVLLHARFPLHERQGRERRIGDLLGKTSQRAPDQPIIVVGTQVLEQSLDYDVDVMISDFAPIDLLLQRAGRLHRHSRSRPERHREPALEVALPHDEQGNPDWRRWRAIYEPYILWRTLAALRDGMAGDERLVTLPRDYRTLIEAVYGDAPLSGPYAGAIAAAEQAYRKTINLQTARARNPLAPDAMSRAPIVEDGGRAFIEDETGEAASWQLAKTRLGDQVTLVPVYAIDGELSLDAGGTFRVPTDAPPTLEQMKDLIAYAVPVSDRAVIAAYRDERRVRALRWPWSAIPAPLRGLHPLPLDPRTHSATLNGRRLRLDNELGLVIEQADAATEDGWFEEDV comes from the coding sequence ATGGCTGATCTGGACCTGCTGCAATTCTGGGGCAAGACTCCGCGCCCGGAATTGCCGGTCGAGCGCTTTCATCCGGCGATCTTCCACATGCTCGACGTTGCCTGTGTCGCCGAGGCGCTCGCGCGCGACGGTCCGCCACGGGCGCGCGAGGCGCTCGCCCACGCCTGGCGCGGCGCGAACATTGAAGCTCTGCTCAAATGGCTGCCTTTTCTGGTCGCCATCCACGATCTGGGCAAGATCTCCGCCGTCTTCCAGGGGCAAGACGAAGCGCAACGCCATCGTCTGGAGCGGGCGGGGGTGCGTTTCGACAATCGGCAGGTTGAACTCTATCACGCCCAGGTCAGCGCCCTGTGGCTCCACGACCGCCTCACCGCCATAGAGCCGGGCATCGCCCATGAACTGCTCTGGATCATTCGTGATGCCATGGGCGGGCACCACGGGCGCTTCGCCGAAGCGGCCATGAGCGATATTCGCAAGCGCCTGCACCATGCGGAACGCGCCGAGCCGCGCTGGAAAGACTGGCGCAACGAGGCCTATCGCCTGCTGCGCAATCTGCTGGCGCCCAGGGATGTCCCCCTGGCGGCAATCGGCGCGCCTGCCGCCCTCCGTCCGGCGACGGTGGCGCTGACCGGCCTGATCGTCTGGTGCGACTGGATCGGCTCTAATGAACGCGACTTTCCGCTCACCCCCGCGATGCGTGTGGAGGATTATCTCAACCTGAGCCGCCAGCGCGCGCGGGACGCGCTCACGACCCATCATCTGACGCATCGGCGCGCCGCTCCGGGCTACGCCGGCTTCCAGAAACTCTTTCCCGCAACCGCGCCCCGCCCGTTGCAGGCGCTGATTGACATCCTCGCCGACGATGCCCTGGCCGAGCCGCTGCTGGCGGTAATTGAAGCCCCTACCGGCGAGGGCAAGACGGAGGCGGCGCTGGCCCTCGCGCGACGCATCGCCGCCAGACGTGGAATTGACGAGATCTTCTTCGCCTTGCCGACGATGGCCACCGGCAACCAGATGTTTTCCCGTCTGGAGACCTTCTACCGCAATCTCTACGGCGCGGATGGCGGCGTGCGTCTGATCCACGGTCAGGCCATCGTAGTCGAGGAGGATCTGCGCCGACAGGTAGCCCTCCACGCCGACGCGGATCGGTACGATGCCGGGGGACGGAGCGCCGACGCGCTCCTGGAGTGGTTCGTTGGCCCCAAACGAGCCATGCTGGCGCCGTTTGGCGTGGGTACGGTGGACCAGGTTGAACTGGCCGGTCTCAACGTTCGCCACTATCCCCTCCGCCTGTTTGGTCTGGCCGGCAAGGTGGTGATCATTGACGAAGTGCATGCCTATGACGCCTACATGAGCGTCATCATCGAGCATACCCTGACCTGGCTCGCGACGCTGGGGTGTTCGGTCATTCTGCTGTCGGCCACCCTGCCCCGGGCGCGCCACCGGGCGCTGGCCCGGGCCTTTCTTAGCGGTCTGGGAGGCGGGCAGGCCACCGATCCCGCGCAAGATGCGCCGTATCCAGTGCTGGCGATCTATCGTCGTGCAGCCAGCGAGCAGCGTGAGTTCAACGTGTTTCGCCCCGAGCAACGCTTCACGCTGCGCGTGCGCCGCCTGGGGACGCCTGAGGAGGAAGCGCACCGTCTGGTTGAGTTGGTTCGCGGCGGCGGGGCCGTGGCCCGCATCTGCAACCGGGTAGACGACGCGCAGGCCATCTACCGGGCCCTGGGCGCGCTCGACGCCGCCGGGGCGCGCGTGCTGCTCCATGCGCGCTTTCCGCTGCACGAGCGGCAGGGCCGTGAACGGCGCATCGGCGATCTCCTGGGGAAAACCTCACAGCGCGCCCCTGATCAACCGATCATCGTGGTGGGCACGCAGGTACTGGAGCAGAGTCTCGACTACGACGTTGATGTGATGATCAGCGACTTCGCGCCGATTGACTTGCTCCTCCAGCGTGCCGGGCGGCTCCATCGCCATAGCCGTTCGCGCCCCGAGCGCCACCGCGAGCCGGCGCTGGAAGTGGCGCTCCCTCACGATGAGCAGGGCAACCCCGACTGGCGGCGCTGGCGGGCGATCTACGAGCCGTACATCCTCTGGCGCACGCTGGCGGCCCTCCGCGACGGCATGGCCGGTGACGAGCGTCTCGTAACCCTCCCCCGCGACTACCGGACCCTGATCGAGGCCGTCTACGGCGACGCGCCGCTCTCCGGGCCGTATGCTGGCGCGATCGCGGCCGCCGAACAGGCGTATCGCAAGACGATCAATCTGCAAACCGCCAGGGCGCGCAATCCGCTGGCGCCCGACGCGATGAGCCGCGCGCCGATCGTCGAGGACGGCGGTCGCGCGTTTATTGAAGACGAGACGGGTGAGGCGGCGAGCTGGCAACTGGCGAAGACGCGCCTGGGCGATCAAGTAACCCTTGTGCCGGTCTACGCGATTGATGGTGAGCTCTCGCTTGATGCTGGCGGCACCTTTCGCGTTCCCACCGACGCGCCGCCGACGCTTGAGCAGATGAAGGACCTGATCGCCTATGCCGTGCCGGTGAGTGACCGGGCCGTCATCGCCGCCTATCGCGATGAGCGCCGCGTCCGCGCCTTGCGCTGGCCCTGGAGCGCCATCCCGGCGCCGCTGCGCGGGCTGCACCCCCTCCCGCTGGATCCCCGGACCCACAGCGCCACGCTCAACGGACGGCGCCTGCGGCTCGACAACGAGTTGGGACTGGTGATTGAACAGGCTGATGCTGCTACCGAAGATGGCTGGTTCGAGGAGGACGTATGA
- the casA gene encoding type I-E CRISPR-associated protein Cse1/CasA, whose product MTLSPRFNLWTDPWIRVIRGDGGDDEVSIGDCLVRAHELAVLSDPSPLVVGGTQRLLAAILQAIYQPGDVGDIAALLGAGRFDEARLRQFERDYAARFDLFHPEAPFLQTGDVPLDGYRKPEKGRQRAWGDPQPVARLFAEVPVATERTHFNHVTDEGHRLCPACCARGLVTVPAFVSSGGSGMHPSINGMPPIYVLPAGDNLFETLALSLISRDLQPRTADPGRGDQAIWTSDPPVVNKDHAVEAVGYLESLTFPARRMRLYPHTGSTLCTHCGRPAAVFVTHMLFEMGHWLNKEAGIWDDPFVAFRNPQGRARSSDAGPRPVRPEAGKALWREYANLLLEEDEAGIRPRVVRQVSLLIERRTLAERQELRFRCIGVRTDGKAKIFEWLDEALEAPPAVLTDPDAAGYVQAALEQAHEGASVLRKVFDRHFRPERGGARQDFVRFNSVRERMLADYWQRMGMHFRRFINDLRDPRQRDNAERGWARAVIEVVRPCFNAALDQVGARADALRARVEAESDCERWLYAKRKEWLYE is encoded by the coding sequence ATGACCCTTTCCCCGCGATTTAATCTCTGGACCGATCCGTGGATCCGCGTGATCCGCGGCGATGGGGGCGATGATGAGGTCAGCATCGGCGACTGCCTGGTCCGGGCCCACGAACTGGCGGTGCTGAGCGATCCCTCCCCGCTGGTAGTTGGCGGGACGCAGCGCTTGCTGGCGGCGATCCTGCAGGCGATCTATCAACCAGGCGACGTCGGCGACATCGCCGCCCTGTTGGGCGCCGGGCGGTTCGATGAGGCCCGCCTGCGACAATTCGAGCGCGATTACGCCGCGCGCTTCGACCTGTTCCACCCCGAAGCCCCCTTTCTGCAGACCGGCGACGTGCCCCTCGACGGCTACCGGAAGCCGGAGAAAGGGCGACAACGGGCGTGGGGCGATCCGCAACCGGTGGCGCGGCTCTTCGCCGAAGTGCCGGTGGCGACCGAACGAACGCATTTCAACCACGTCACTGATGAGGGCCACCGCCTGTGCCCGGCGTGCTGCGCGCGCGGCCTGGTCACCGTGCCCGCGTTCGTGTCTTCTGGAGGCTCCGGCATGCACCCATCGATCAACGGCATGCCTCCCATTTACGTCCTGCCTGCCGGCGACAACCTGTTCGAGACCCTGGCCCTCTCTCTCATCAGCCGGGATTTGCAGCCGCGAACCGCCGATCCCGGGCGCGGCGACCAGGCCATCTGGACGAGCGATCCGCCCGTGGTAAACAAGGATCACGCGGTGGAGGCGGTGGGGTACCTCGAAAGTCTCACCTTTCCGGCGCGGCGCATGCGCCTGTATCCGCACACCGGCTCGACCCTCTGCACCCACTGCGGGCGGCCGGCAGCCGTTTTTGTGACCCATATGCTGTTTGAAATGGGACACTGGCTCAACAAGGAGGCAGGCATCTGGGATGACCCGTTCGTCGCCTTTCGCAACCCGCAAGGGCGCGCCAGGAGCAGCGACGCGGGCCCGCGGCCCGTGCGTCCGGAGGCGGGCAAGGCGCTCTGGCGCGAGTATGCCAATCTGTTGCTGGAAGAAGATGAGGCAGGGATACGCCCCCGCGTTGTGCGCCAGGTCTCGCTCTTAATCGAGCGGAGGACGCTTGCCGAGCGCCAGGAACTGCGGTTCCGCTGCATTGGTGTTCGCACCGATGGCAAGGCAAAGATCTTCGAGTGGCTCGACGAGGCGCTGGAGGCGCCGCCGGCCGTGCTCACCGATCCCGACGCCGCGGGCTACGTCCAGGCGGCGCTGGAGCAGGCGCATGAGGGAGCTTCCGTGCTCCGAAAGGTGTTCGATCGCCATTTTCGGCCCGAGCGCGGAGGGGCGCGACAGGATTTCGTCCGCTTCAACAGCGTGCGCGAACGTATGCTCGCCGATTACTGGCAGCGCATGGGCATGCATTTTCGCCGCTTCATCAATGACCTCCGTGACCCGCGACAACGCGACAACGCCGAACGGGGCTGGGCCAGGGCAGTGATCGAGGTGGTGCGGCCGTGCTTCAACGCGGCGCTGGACCAGGTTGGCGCGCGCGCCGATGCCCTGCGGGCGCGGGTCGAAGCGGAAAGCGATTGTGAACGATGGCTGTACGCAAAGAGAAAGGAGTGGCTGTATGAGTGA
- the casB gene encoding type I-E CRISPR-associated protein Cse2/CasB: MSEPTPRQQQVAAFIAALERLDNAGRARLKRNAGRALHEARDVQRVFVQALPPAIAGRPEEEIYFLVATLYPLAKARDDGASLGATLRAVRQLRGNESLDRRFQALLDSDAEQLRFRARQAVRLAAASEQRIDWGRLLSDLLAWEHPDRYVQLRWARDYFVGQPATVSS; the protein is encoded by the coding sequence ATGAGTGAACCAACCCCGCGGCAGCAGCAGGTGGCTGCTTTCATTGCTGCGCTTGAGCGGCTGGACAACGCCGGGCGCGCGCGGCTCAAACGCAACGCCGGACGCGCCCTCCACGAGGCGCGGGATGTCCAGCGGGTCTTCGTCCAGGCCCTGCCTCCCGCGATCGCCGGGCGTCCCGAGGAGGAGATCTACTTTCTGGTCGCCACGCTCTACCCGCTGGCGAAGGCCCGCGACGACGGCGCCAGTCTGGGCGCGACCCTGCGCGCCGTGCGGCAGCTTCGCGGGAACGAGAGCCTTGACCGGCGCTTTCAGGCGCTGCTTGACAGCGACGCGGAACAACTACGCTTCCGCGCCCGGCAGGCTGTCCGGCTGGCGGCCGCCAGCGAGCAGCGGATTGATTGGGGGCGACTGCTGAGCGATCTGCTGGCCTGGGAACACCCTGATCGCTACGTGCAATTGCGCTGGGCGCGGGACTATTTTGTCGGCCAGCCCGCGACGGTTTCGTCATAA
- the cas7e gene encoding type I-E CRISPR-associated protein Cas7/Cse4/CasC yields MLIAIHLLQNHAPSNLNRDDNNEPKDAIFGGVRRARISSQALKRSIRWSEHFRQPFEDRGLSHLLAMRTQLLPELVRERLADVELADAEKQAIIEAAERLGKGERAAGGANADETGAKDEKKGKRGRGKTTDSGGEEKVKTAQLMFLTTTDVDRLVERLSAIVRDKGAEALNNLKGDKLVAEIGEFEPHSVDIAMFGRMTTSSPFKDVEAAVQVAHAISTHAVEMEFDFYTAVDDISGEAGAGFIGDTAFNSATYYKYFSIDWEGLVKNLQGEAGIAATAVQALLKAAMFAIPSGKQNSFAAHNPPDLALVEVRTDKVPLSYANAFVKPVRTTPNLSLIEASARALQEYVAAINGMYGLQAQRAFLSSVPFELEGATRCNNLGELVNWLPLAAKE; encoded by the coding sequence ATGCTCATCGCGATCCATTTGCTCCAGAACCACGCTCCCTCGAACCTGAACCGCGACGACAACAACGAACCTAAGGACGCCATCTTCGGCGGCGTGCGGCGGGCGCGCATCTCCAGCCAGGCCCTCAAGCGCAGCATTCGCTGGTCGGAGCATTTCCGCCAGCCGTTTGAAGATCGGGGCCTGAGCCACCTGCTGGCCATGCGCACCCAACTGTTGCCGGAACTGGTCCGTGAGCGTCTGGCCGACGTGGAACTGGCGGACGCGGAGAAGCAGGCAATCATTGAGGCGGCGGAGCGGTTGGGCAAGGGCGAACGGGCGGCGGGCGGAGCCAACGCTGATGAGACCGGCGCCAAGGACGAGAAGAAGGGCAAGCGCGGCAGAGGCAAGACCACGGACAGCGGTGGTGAAGAGAAGGTAAAAACCGCGCAGCTCATGTTCCTGACCACCACCGACGTGGATCGTCTCGTCGAACGGCTGAGCGCGATTGTGCGTGATAAAGGAGCGGAGGCGCTGAACAACCTGAAGGGCGACAAGCTGGTCGCGGAGATTGGCGAATTCGAACCCCACTCGGTTGACATCGCCATGTTCGGGCGCATGACCACCTCCAGCCCCTTCAAGGACGTTGAGGCAGCGGTGCAGGTGGCCCACGCCATTTCCACCCACGCGGTTGAGATGGAGTTCGACTTCTACACCGCGGTTGACGACATCTCCGGCGAGGCCGGAGCCGGCTTCATCGGCGATACGGCCTTCAACAGCGCCACCTACTACAAGTATTTCTCAATCGACTGGGAGGGCCTGGTCAAGAACCTGCAGGGTGAGGCCGGCATCGCAGCGACGGCCGTGCAGGCCCTGCTCAAGGCGGCGATGTTCGCCATTCCGAGCGGCAAGCAGAACAGTTTCGCCGCCCACAACCCGCCCGATCTGGCCCTGGTCGAGGTGCGGACCGACAAGGTTCCCCTGAGCTACGCAAACGCCTTTGTCAAGCCGGTGCGGACAACGCCAAACCTGTCGCTGATCGAGGCATCGGCCAGGGCCTTGCAGGAGTACGTGGCCGCCATCAACGGCATGTACGGGTTGCAGGCGCAGCGCGCCTTCCTGAGCAGCGTGCCGTTTGAGCTTGAAGGCGCGACTCGCTGCAACAACCTCGGCGAGCTGGTGAACTGGCTGCCGCTTGCGGCGAAGGAGTAG
- the cas5e gene encoding type I-E CRISPR-associated protein Cas5/CasD, producing the protein MQTLFLRLEGPLQAWGLRARWGERDTADAPTKSGVIGLLGCALGLRRDDARLRDLSDQVRMGVRVDLPGTLLRDYHTTGGGRFSDAPATSKSRFHDEPYIGGVLSAEVNNQGRIKVKINANTGEPETDVSTRFYLADASFRVALQGPDTLIDELARAVQHPVWPLFLGRKACVPATPVYDGAGQFDDLEVALAERTFSRRVLQAWERGRPNALRALIETVAGQGNRQYDNIGVPGCRVFRPRYVREVWLPLDADSGSINTLEG; encoded by the coding sequence ATGCAAACCCTCTTTCTCCGTCTGGAAGGACCGCTGCAAGCGTGGGGATTGCGGGCGCGCTGGGGCGAACGCGACACCGCCGACGCGCCGACCAAGTCCGGCGTCATCGGCTTGCTCGGCTGCGCCCTCGGCCTGCGGCGCGATGACGCGCGCCTGCGCGACCTGAGCGACCAGGTGCGCATGGGGGTGCGCGTTGACCTGCCCGGCACGCTGCTGCGCGACTACCACACCACCGGTGGCGGGCGCTTCAGCGACGCGCCGGCTACGAGCAAGTCACGCTTCCACGATGAACCCTACATCGGCGGCGTCCTTTCCGCCGAGGTCAACAACCAGGGGCGCATCAAGGTGAAGATCAACGCGAACACGGGCGAGCCAGAGACCGACGTGTCCACCCGCTTCTACCTCGCCGACGCCTCGTTTCGGGTGGCGCTGCAAGGCCCCGATACCCTCATCGACGAACTGGCCCGCGCCGTGCAACACCCGGTCTGGCCCCTCTTTCTGGGGCGCAAGGCGTGCGTTCCGGCCACGCCGGTCTACGATGGCGCGGGCCAGTTTGACGACCTGGAGGTGGCCCTGGCGGAGCGCACCTTCTCCCGGCGGGTCCTGCAGGCGTGGGAGCGAGGCCGCCCGAACGCTTTGCGGGCGCTGATCGAGACCGTGGCTGGCCAGGGCAATCGTCAGTACGATAACATCGGCGTTCCGGGGTGCAGGGTCTTTCGCCCGCGCTACGTGCGGGAAGTATGGCTGCCGCTGGACGCCGATTCGGGCAGCATCAACACCCTGGAGGGATGA